A portion of the Citrobacter rodentium NBRC 105723 = DSM 16636 genome contains these proteins:
- a CDS encoding respiratory chain complex I subunit 1 family protein, with the protein MNVLYPLIQALALFAIAPLLSGVTRVARARLHNRRGPGVLQEYRDIIKLLGRQSIAPADAGWVFRLTPFVMVGVMLTIATALPVVTVSSPLPPLGDLITLIYLFAIARFFFSIAGLDTGSPFTAIGASREAMLGVLVEPILLLGLWVAAQVAGSTHISNITDVIYHWPAARSIPLILALCACAFATFIEMGKLPFDLAEAEQELQEGPLTEYSGSGFAVLKWGISLKQLVVLQLFVGVFLPWGQMETFSFGGLLLALVIAVVKLLVGVLVIALFENSMARLRFCATSRVTWAGFGFAFLAFVSLLVA; encoded by the coding sequence ATGAATGTTTTGTATCCGTTAATTCAGGCGCTGGCGTTATTTGCCATTGCGCCGCTGCTGTCAGGCGTTACCCGCGTGGCGCGCGCCCGTCTGCACAATCGTCGCGGGCCGGGCGTTCTGCAGGAGTACCGCGACATTATCAAACTGCTCGGTCGGCAAAGCATCGCCCCTGCCGATGCCGGCTGGGTGTTTCGTCTGACGCCGTTTGTGATGGTCGGCGTGATGCTGACCATCGCCACCGCGCTGCCGGTGGTGACCGTCAGTTCGCCGCTGCCGCCGCTGGGCGATTTGATCACCCTGATTTACCTGTTCGCCATTGCCCGTTTCTTCTTTTCCATCGCCGGTCTGGATACCGGTAGCCCGTTTACCGCGATCGGCGCCAGCCGTGAAGCGATGCTTGGCGTGCTGGTGGAGCCGATTCTGCTGCTGGGCCTGTGGGTTGCCGCGCAGGTGGCAGGCTCCACTCACATCAGCAATATCACCGACGTCATTTACCACTGGCCTGCGGCCCGCAGTATTCCGCTGATCCTCGCGCTGTGCGCCTGCGCGTTCGCCACTTTTATCGAGATGGGCAAACTGCCGTTTGACCTGGCGGAAGCGGAGCAGGAGCTACAGGAAGGCCCGCTGACCGAATACAGCGGCAGCGGCTTCGCGGTGCTGAAGTGGGGCATCAGCCTCAAACAGCTGGTGGTGCTGCAACTGTTTGTCGGCGTATTTCTGCCGTGGGGCCAGATGGAAACCTTCAGCTTCGGCGGACTGCTGCTGGCGCTGGTGATTGCCGTCGTCAAACTGCTTGTCGGCGTGCTGGTGATTGCCCTGTTTGAAAACAGCATGGCGCGCCTGCGTTTTTGCGCCACTTCCCGCGTGACCTGGGCCGGTTTTGGGTTTGCGTTTTTAGCGTTCGTCTCCTTGCTGGTGGCGTGA
- the hycC gene encoding formate hydrogenlyase subunit 3 translates to MSAISLITSSVVWFAAAAVLAFLFSFHKPLSGWIAGAGGAVASLCAAGAGFLVLTRGVAVSGVLPLIGHGVQISPLNAIWLITLGLCGLFISLYNIDWHRHPQVTANGLLVNLLMAAAVCAVVASNLGALVVMAEIMALCAMFLTGCSKEGKLWFALGRLGTLLLALACWLVWQRYGTLELRALDLRTQELPLGADIWLLGVAGFGLLAGIIPLHGWAPQAHASASAPAAALFSTVVMKVGLLGILSLSLIGGNAPLWWGVLLLVLGMITAFVGGLYALMEHNIQRLLAYHTLENIGIILLGLGAGVTGIALQQPALIALGLTGGLYHLVNHSLFKSVLFLGAGSIWFRTGHRDIEKLGGIGKRMPVISVAMLVGLMAMAALPPLNGFAGEWVIYQSFFKLGDSGAFVGRLLGPLLAVGLAITGALAVMCMAKVYGVTFLGAPRTKEAENACCVPILMGASVVALAICCVLGGVAAPWLLPMISTAVPLPLETANTTVSQPMITLLLIACPLLPFIIMAICKGNRLPSRSRGAAWVCGYDHERSMVITAHGFAMPVKEAFAPVLKLRKWLNPVSLVPGWQNAEAPVLFRRLALIELAVLVVIVVSRGA, encoded by the coding sequence ATGAGCGCAATTTCATTAATTACCAGCAGCGTCGTGTGGTTCGCCGCCGCCGCGGTTCTGGCGTTTCTGTTTTCCTTTCATAAACCGCTGAGCGGCTGGATCGCGGGGGCAGGCGGCGCAGTCGCCAGCCTGTGCGCCGCGGGCGCCGGGTTCCTTGTGCTGACCCGCGGGGTTGCGGTCAGCGGCGTGCTGCCGCTTATCGGCCACGGGGTGCAAATCAGCCCGCTGAATGCCATCTGGCTGATTACCCTCGGCCTGTGCGGGCTGTTTATCAGCCTCTATAACATCGACTGGCATCGTCACCCGCAGGTTACGGCTAATGGCCTGCTGGTTAATCTGCTGATGGCGGCGGCGGTTTGCGCCGTCGTCGCCAGCAATCTGGGCGCGCTGGTGGTGATGGCGGAAATTATGGCGCTGTGCGCCATGTTCCTGACCGGATGCAGCAAAGAGGGCAAGCTGTGGTTTGCGCTCGGGCGTCTCGGCACGCTGCTGCTGGCGCTTGCCTGCTGGCTGGTGTGGCAGCGCTACGGCACGCTGGAATTACGCGCGCTGGATTTGCGCACCCAGGAACTGCCGCTGGGCGCCGACATCTGGCTGCTGGGCGTGGCGGGCTTTGGCCTGCTGGCGGGGATTATCCCGCTGCACGGCTGGGCGCCGCAGGCGCACGCCAGCGCCAGCGCTCCCGCCGCCGCGCTGTTCTCCACCGTGGTGATGAAGGTCGGGCTGCTGGGCATCCTGTCGCTGTCGCTGATCGGCGGCAACGCGCCGCTGTGGTGGGGCGTTCTGCTGCTGGTGCTCGGCATGATCACCGCTTTCGTCGGCGGTTTGTACGCGCTGATGGAGCATAACATTCAGCGTCTGCTGGCGTATCACACCCTGGAAAACATCGGCATTATTCTGCTTGGCCTCGGGGCTGGCGTCACCGGCATCGCGCTGCAACAGCCTGCGCTGATTGCGCTGGGGCTGACCGGCGGGCTGTATCACCTGGTGAACCACAGCCTGTTTAAGAGCGTGCTGTTTTTGGGCGCGGGCAGCATCTGGTTCCGTACCGGCCACCGCGATATCGAAAAGCTCGGCGGCATTGGCAAACGGATGCCGGTCATTTCTGTGGCGATGCTGGTGGGGCTGATGGCGATGGCCGCGCTGCCGCCGCTGAACGGTTTTGCCGGCGAGTGGGTGATCTATCAGTCCTTCTTTAAGCTGGGCGACAGCGGCGCGTTTGTGGGGCGTCTGCTGGGGCCGCTGCTGGCGGTTGGCCTGGCGATTACCGGCGCGCTGGCGGTGATGTGTATGGCGAAAGTCTACGGCGTGACCTTCCTTGGCGCGCCGCGCACCAAAGAGGCGGAAAACGCCTGCTGCGTACCCATCCTGATGGGGGCGAGCGTGGTGGCGCTGGCAATTTGCTGCGTATTGGGCGGCGTTGCCGCGCCGTGGCTGCTGCCGATGATTTCCACCGCCGTTCCTCTGCCGCTGGAAACGGCGAACACCACCGTGTCGCAACCGATGATCACCCTGCTGCTGATCGCCTGTCCGCTACTGCCATTTATCATCATGGCGATCTGCAAAGGCAACCGCCTGCCGTCACGCTCGCGCGGCGCGGCGTGGGTCTGCGGCTACGACCACGAACGGTCGATGGTCATTACCGCGCACGGTTTCGCCATGCCGGTGAAAGAGGCTTTTGCGCCGGTACTTAAACTGCGCAAATGGCTTAATCCGGTATCGCTGGTTCCGGGCTGGCAAAACGCGGAGGCGCCGGTTCTGTTTCGTCGCCTGGCGCTGATTGAGCTGGCGGTGCTGGTGGTGATTGTGGTTTCCCGAGGAGCCTGA